Proteins encoded together in one Sinorhizobium sp. B11 window:
- a CDS encoding L-idonate 5-dehydrogenase, with protein sequence MQTRLARLYAKGDLRIETAPVAVPGPGEVLLKMAAAGICGSDLHYYQDGGFGPVRVREPMIPGHEASGTVELAGEGVTLKTGTLVAVNPSQPCGACEYCSIGMPIHCLEMRFMGSAMRLPHEQGMFREWLVVPERQCVEVGAATTPAEAACSEPLSVCLHAASRAPGIAGKKVLVTGAGPIGSLMVAVAGHFEASEIVVTDLAEAALARAKAMGAGRTINVARDAALLTEFQAGKGYFDLVFECSAAAPAIHSAIASIRPRGTIIQVGVSGDVPIPLNAIVGKELHIHGTQRFHEEFADAVDLISRRKIDVRPIISHNLPLDEAVAAFEIAGDRSLACKVQLTFPSA encoded by the coding sequence ATGCAGACACGTCTGGCACGGCTTTATGCAAAGGGCGATCTGCGGATCGAGACCGCTCCGGTTGCCGTCCCCGGTCCGGGCGAGGTGCTTTTGAAAATGGCAGCCGCAGGCATCTGCGGCTCCGACCTGCACTATTATCAGGATGGCGGTTTCGGTCCGGTCCGGGTCCGCGAGCCGATGATACCCGGGCACGAAGCATCAGGAACGGTTGAGCTGGCAGGTGAAGGCGTCACGCTGAAAACAGGTACGCTGGTTGCGGTTAATCCGAGCCAGCCCTGCGGCGCTTGCGAATATTGCAGCATCGGCATGCCGATACACTGCCTCGAGATGCGCTTCATGGGCAGTGCGATGCGCCTGCCGCATGAGCAGGGGATGTTCCGGGAATGGCTGGTGGTGCCGGAAAGGCAATGCGTTGAAGTCGGAGCTGCGACCACGCCTGCAGAAGCGGCTTGCAGTGAACCTCTGTCCGTCTGTCTGCACGCGGCATCGCGTGCGCCTGGCATTGCCGGCAAGAAGGTTCTGGTGACCGGCGCCGGACCGATCGGCTCGCTGATGGTCGCCGTCGCCGGCCATTTCGAGGCAAGCGAAATCGTTGTCACCGACCTCGCCGAAGCGGCGCTTGCGCGAGCGAAGGCAATGGGTGCCGGCCGCACGATCAATGTGGCCAGGGATGCAGCGTTACTTACCGAATTCCAGGCCGGAAAGGGTTATTTCGACCTCGTGTTTGAATGCTCCGCGGCTGCGCCCGCAATCCATAGCGCGATTGCCTCCATCCGGCCGCGTGGCACCATCATCCAGGTCGGCGTCTCCGGCGATGTGCCGATACCTCTCAACGCCATTGTCGGTAAGGAGTTGCACATCCATGGGACGCAGCGCTTCCACGAGGAATTCGCTGATGCTGTCGACCTGATCTCGCGGCGGAAGATCGATGTGCGGCCGATCATCAGCCACAACCTGCCGCTTGATGAGGCCGTAGCGGCCTTTGAAATTGCCGGCGATCGTTCGCTGGCCTGCAAAGTGCAACTGACGTTTCCGTCAGCCTAA
- a CDS encoding TRAP transporter large permease, whose product MLLLLGSFLLLMLIGVPVAISMAVASVLYIVLYGVAPDIIVAQRMIAGVESFPLLAVPFFILAGNLMNSAGVTGRIYSFAVALVGWMKGGLAQVNIIGSVIFSGMSGTALADAAGIGTIEIKAMKDHGYPVEAAVGVTAASATLGPIFPPSLPFVIYGMMANVSIGALFMAGILPGIVMTLLMMITVAAFAYTKRWGSDAPFNVKQLVSAGLEIVVVLLVPLAIYVMMRSGVSMNVAAGIALVVLLALDWYFRFSAVMALMTPVILIGGMTMGWFTPTEAAVAAVLWSLFLGLVRYRTMTFSTLAKASFDTIETTASVLFIVTAASVFAWLLTVSQAAQLLSDAILSITDNKWVFLILVNLLMLFVGCFLDTIAAITILVPILLPIVAKFGIDPVQFGLIMTLNLMIGLLHPPLGMVLFVLSRVAKLSVERTTMAILPWLAPLFIALILITFVPSISLWLPQQLGLLK is encoded by the coding sequence ATGCTGCTCTTGCTTGGCTCGTTTCTGCTGCTGATGTTGATCGGCGTGCCCGTCGCAATCTCGATGGCCGTCGCGTCCGTTCTCTATATTGTCCTTTACGGTGTCGCGCCTGACATCATCGTCGCCCAGCGAATGATCGCGGGTGTAGAAAGTTTTCCGCTTCTCGCCGTTCCCTTCTTCATCCTTGCCGGCAACCTGATGAATTCGGCTGGTGTCACCGGCCGCATCTATTCCTTCGCCGTCGCGCTTGTCGGCTGGATGAAGGGCGGTCTCGCGCAGGTCAACATCATCGGTTCGGTCATCTTTTCCGGCATGTCCGGCACCGCGCTTGCCGATGCGGCCGGTATTGGCACGATCGAAATCAAGGCCATGAAGGATCATGGCTATCCGGTCGAGGCCGCGGTCGGCGTAACGGCGGCATCGGCCACGCTTGGCCCGATCTTTCCGCCGTCCTTGCCTTTCGTGATCTATGGAATGATGGCGAATGTCTCGATCGGCGCTCTTTTCATGGCCGGCATTCTGCCCGGCATCGTCATGACGCTGCTGATGATGATTACCGTTGCGGCCTTCGCGTATACGAAGCGCTGGGGTTCCGACGCGCCCTTCAACGTAAAACAGCTTGTTTCCGCAGGTTTGGAGATCGTCGTCGTCCTGCTGGTACCGCTCGCGATCTACGTGATGATGCGGTCAGGGGTATCGATGAATGTTGCCGCGGGCATTGCGCTTGTCGTGCTTCTGGCGCTCGACTGGTATTTCCGCTTTTCCGCGGTCATGGCGCTCATGACGCCTGTTATCCTGATCGGCGGCATGACCATGGGTTGGTTCACGCCGACGGAAGCAGCTGTTGCGGCTGTTCTCTGGTCGCTGTTCCTCGGCCTCGTGCGCTATCGCACGATGACGTTCTCGACACTTGCCAAGGCGAGCTTCGACACGATCGAGACGACGGCCTCCGTTCTCTTCATCGTCACTGCCGCTTCGGTCTTCGCATGGCTGCTGACGGTGAGCCAGGCGGCGCAGCTTCTGTCCGATGCAATCCTGTCAATCACCGACAATAAGTGGGTGTTCCTGATCCTCGTGAACCTGCTGATGCTCTTCGTCGGATGCTTCCTGGATACGATCGCCGCGATCACCATTCTCGTGCCGATCCTTCTGCCGATCGTTGCGAAGTTCGGCATCGATCCGGTGCAGTTCGGTCTCATCATGACCTTGAATCTGATGATCGGCCTGCTCCATCCGCCGCTCGGCATGGTACTGTTCGTGCTGTCTCGGGTGGCGAAACTATCCGTGGAGCGTACGACGATGGCGATCCTGCCCTGGCTTGCGCCGCTTTTCATCGCCTTGATCCTGATCACCTTCGTTCCCTCCATATCGCTCTGGCTGCCGCAGCAGCTTGGGCTTCTGAAGTAG
- a CDS encoding TRAP transporter small permease, producing MSQEVHTQITAEEIGQEFEGHAPTANISDYAIEDWITLIVFWLMAGCVFLQFFTRYVLNNSYAWTEEIAVNCLIGVVFLGAVMCVRTSRHIQVDVFYHYMPAGLARVLATFVDIVRIGFFAYGCYLMWRYVQIVADEQMVTVDLPRNIVFYSVLAAFVLMLIRAVIVFIANMRRGYSVLERPEEFHAVEG from the coding sequence ATGTCTCAAGAAGTCCACACGCAAATTACCGCCGAGGAGATCGGCCAAGAGTTCGAAGGGCATGCGCCCACTGCCAACATCTCGGATTACGCCATCGAAGACTGGATCACGTTGATCGTCTTCTGGCTGATGGCCGGCTGCGTTTTCCTGCAGTTCTTCACTCGCTACGTGCTGAACAACAGCTATGCCTGGACCGAGGAAATTGCCGTCAACTGCCTGATCGGCGTCGTTTTCTTGGGCGCCGTCATGTGCGTGCGCACCTCGCGCCACATCCAGGTGGATGTCTTCTACCACTACATGCCGGCAGGCCTCGCGCGGGTGCTCGCAACGTTCGTCGATATCGTCCGCATCGGCTTCTTCGCCTATGGCTGCTATCTGATGTGGCGCTACGTCCAGATCGTCGCCGACGAGCAGATGGTCACTGTCGATCTGCCGCGCAATATCGTCTTCTACAGCGTGCTTGCAGCCTTCGTGCTGATGCTGATCCGGGCGGTGATCGTCTTCATCGCCAATATGCGCCGCGGCTATTCCGTTCTGGAACGCCCGGAAGAATTCCACGCCGTCGAAGGATGA
- a CDS encoding sialic acid TRAP transporter substrate-binding protein SiaP, whose translation MKLKLTTILCTAAAIMATTAIAHAQTVLKWAHVYETSEPFHTDSVWAAEEINKRTNGRYKIEVYPASQLGKEADINQGLKLGTVDIIISGSSFAARDYKPIGVTYFPYIFRNPEHLIAYTKSDVFKRLAKGYEDKTGNHIAAVSYYGTRHTTSNKPIAKCADMQGLKIRVPDVPAYLAMPRACGANTTPIAFAEVYLALQNGTVEAQENPLTTIEAKKFYEVQKNIVLTGHIVDHLNTVISKTLWSSLSDEDKKIFGDVMQEAAERTTKTIEGKEDGLITTFKEKGLSVTEVDKADFEKTVAEKVKFEDFGYDKADWEAIRAIQ comes from the coding sequence ATGAAGCTGAAACTGACGACGATACTCTGCACCGCCGCCGCAATCATGGCGACGACGGCAATCGCACATGCGCAGACCGTGCTGAAATGGGCGCATGTCTATGAGACCTCGGAACCGTTCCATACGGATTCCGTCTGGGCCGCGGAAGAGATCAACAAGCGCACCAATGGCCGTTACAAGATCGAGGTCTATCCGGCTTCGCAGCTCGGCAAGGAAGCCGATATCAACCAGGGCCTCAAGCTCGGCACGGTCGATATCATCATTTCCGGGTCAAGCTTTGCCGCCCGTGACTACAAGCCGATCGGCGTGACCTATTTCCCTTATATTTTCCGCAACCCGGAACACCTGATTGCCTATACCAAGAGTGACGTCTTCAAGCGGCTCGCCAAGGGGTACGAGGACAAGACCGGCAACCATATCGCCGCCGTCAGTTATTACGGCACGCGCCACACGACATCCAACAAACCGATTGCCAAATGCGCCGATATGCAGGGCCTGAAGATCCGTGTGCCTGACGTTCCCGCCTATCTCGCCATGCCGCGGGCCTGCGGCGCGAACACCACGCCAATCGCCTTTGCGGAAGTCTATCTGGCACTCCAGAACGGCACGGTCGAAGCCCAGGAAAATCCGCTGACGACGATCGAGGCCAAGAAGTTCTACGAAGTCCAGAAGAACATCGTCCTGACCGGTCACATCGTCGATCACCTGAATACGGTGATCTCGAAGACGCTGTGGTCGAGCCTTTCCGATGAGGACAAGAAAATCTTCGGCGACGTCATGCAGGAAGCTGCCGAGCGCACGACCAAGACCATCGAAGGCAAGGAAGACGGCCTGATCACTACCTTCAAGGAAAAGGGTCTGAGTGTCACCGAGGTCGACAAGGCCGACTTCGAGAAGACAGTTGCGGAAAAGGTCAAGTTTGAGGACTTCGGCTACGATAAAGCCGATTGGGAGGCGATCCGCGCGATCCAGTAA
- a CDS encoding FadR family transcriptional regulator: MFSAVESRRLYRQVADQIRLMIIRGELAVGQRLPAERDLAEQLSVSRPTLREALIVLEVEGYINIRMGSGIYVTRKHVAKASGRDRESVEGPFELLQARAIIECAISEEAARNAGPQDIAVLDEALRAMSGAVEDARAVLVADRAFHTGIAAIVGNATLLRVTGELFDMRMTPYFEKLASHFEGPVSWRTALEEHRAIRDAIAARDAAAAKAAMRTHLTNSQKRFSESFGEEFSGEEGRGHGAGPNKGNAGI; the protein is encoded by the coding sequence ATGTTTTCGGCAGTTGAATCACGCCGCCTCTACAGGCAGGTGGCAGACCAGATTCGTCTGATGATCATCCGGGGCGAACTCGCAGTCGGCCAGAGGCTGCCGGCTGAGCGCGACCTTGCTGAGCAACTTTCCGTTTCGCGCCCCACGCTTCGCGAGGCGCTCATCGTGCTGGAAGTCGAGGGTTACATCAATATCCGCATGGGCTCCGGCATCTATGTCACCCGGAAACATGTGGCCAAAGCGTCTGGCCGCGACCGTGAATCGGTCGAGGGTCCCTTTGAATTGCTGCAGGCTCGCGCGATCATCGAGTGCGCGATCTCAGAGGAAGCGGCAAGGAACGCTGGTCCACAAGACATTGCCGTTCTCGACGAAGCGCTGAGAGCGATGAGCGGCGCGGTGGAGGATGCGCGCGCCGTGCTTGTCGCCGACCGCGCCTTTCATACCGGCATTGCGGCAATCGTCGGCAATGCAACCTTGCTCCGCGTCACCGGCGAATTGTTCGACATGCGCATGACGCCGTATTTCGAGAAGCTTGCCAGCCATTTCGAAGGGCCGGTGTCATGGCGCACCGCGCTGGAAGAGCATCGGGCTATCCGCGACGCGATCGCCGCCCGCGACGCTGCAGCAGCGAAGGCCGCCATGCGCACGCATCTCACGAATTCGCAGAAGAGGTTTTCCGAGAGCTTCGGGGAGGAGTTTTCGGGCGAGGAGGGGCGCGGCCATGGGGCCGGGCCAAACAAGGGCAACGCAGGCATTTGA
- a CDS encoding Ldh family oxidoreductase — MTSNSKNLAGSPAPLDAIEDFCRKVFLAAGTDQETADAATRGMLHGTRYGIDSHGVRLLPHYLRGLIEGRLNPRPHLALANAFGAVASLDADNGHGAIATYTAMEHATRLAGEFGIGAVAIRNSSHFGPAGAYAVDAADRGFIGFAFCNSDSFVRLHDGAMRFHGTNPIACAVPVRNSNPWLFDMATSAVPYNRVQLYRSLSRQLPEGVASDKRGYDTTDPDVADMLAPLGGEFGFKGAGLAGIPEILSAVLTGMKLSFDIAPMPGPDFSKPRGLGAFVIALNPAAFLDIDIFDAAMKRYVDTLRASPAREGFTVLAPGDREWAVAAEREKHGVALDPATVEAFRTLASTYQLVSPV; from the coding sequence ATGACGAGTAACAGCAAAAACCTCGCTGGTTCCCCGGCACCTCTGGACGCGATCGAGGATTTCTGCCGAAAGGTCTTCCTCGCCGCCGGCACGGACCAGGAGACGGCGGATGCAGCCACGCGGGGAATGCTGCATGGTACGCGCTATGGCATCGACAGCCATGGTGTGCGCCTGCTTCCTCATTACCTGAGGGGATTGATCGAAGGACGTCTCAATCCACGCCCGCATCTCGCGTTGGCAAACGCCTTCGGCGCCGTGGCGTCGCTCGATGCAGATAATGGCCATGGCGCGATTGCCACCTATACGGCTATGGAGCATGCCACGCGTCTTGCCGGGGAATTCGGAATCGGCGCCGTCGCCATCCGCAATTCTTCGCATTTTGGTCCGGCGGGTGCTTATGCGGTCGATGCTGCCGATCGCGGTTTTATCGGCTTTGCTTTCTGCAATTCCGACAGCTTCGTGCGCCTGCATGATGGCGCCATGCGCTTCCACGGCACCAATCCGATCGCCTGCGCCGTGCCGGTCAGGAACAGTAACCCGTGGCTCTTCGACATGGCGACCAGTGCCGTGCCCTATAACCGCGTACAGCTCTATCGCAGCCTCAGCCGCCAACTGCCCGAAGGGGTTGCCTCCGATAAACGGGGTTATGACACGACCGATCCCGATGTCGCCGACATGCTGGCGCCGCTCGGCGGCGAATTCGGCTTCAAAGGCGCAGGGCTCGCCGGCATTCCCGAGATCCTGAGCGCCGTGCTCACTGGCATGAAACTGAGCTTCGATATCGCGCCGATGCCCGGACCGGATTTTTCGAAGCCACGCGGTCTCGGTGCTTTCGTCATCGCACTGAACCCGGCCGCTTTCCTTGATATCGATATCTTCGATGCCGCCATGAAACGCTATGTCGACACCTTGAGGGCATCGCCTGCGCGCGAAGGCTTCACGGTACTGGCGCCCGGCGATCGGGAATGGGCAGTCGCTGCCGAGCGGGAAAAACATGGCGTTGCGCTGGATCCGGCTACAGTCGAGGCCTTCAGAACACTTGCCTCCACCTATCAATTGGTCAGCCCGGTGTGA
- a CDS encoding helix-turn-helix domain-containing protein gives MTDDHFSRSGEWAGSPRSFLIERHTADAMSAAHWHDHVEINLLLDGAMTYLFNGRQERVEAGRLVLFWAAIPHQTILVTPEAPLICVYLPLADFLALSIDKKARQAIMQGAFVVEPRRCETTPATVSAWVEEWGRGDPVRRQLIADEAKLRVRRLILDHADNRGLSVAAAATPVSPAIRHSEVLTDLINRHFSEPLNLVDLGRRANVHPTTANRAFRDVLGISVMEYLTRYRLARAMQRLAETEDSILEIALDCGFGSSSRFYDIFKQRTGTTPRQFRLSLGKS, from the coding sequence ATGACGGACGATCATTTCAGCAGGAGCGGCGAGTGGGCGGGATCGCCGCGGAGTTTCCTGATCGAGCGCCACACGGCCGATGCCATGAGTGCAGCGCATTGGCACGACCATGTCGAGATCAACCTGCTTCTCGATGGCGCCATGACTTATCTCTTCAACGGCCGGCAGGAGAGGGTGGAGGCCGGGCGTCTTGTCCTCTTCTGGGCGGCCATTCCCCATCAGACAATCCTGGTGACGCCGGAAGCGCCGCTCATCTGCGTCTACCTTCCGCTCGCCGATTTTCTCGCGCTCTCCATCGACAAGAAGGCGAGACAGGCAATCATGCAGGGTGCCTTCGTCGTCGAGCCCCGCCGCTGCGAGACGACGCCGGCCACCGTCTCTGCCTGGGTCGAGGAATGGGGCAGGGGCGATCCCGTCCGGCGTCAGCTGATCGCCGATGAGGCCAAGCTTAGGGTGCGCAGGCTCATTCTTGATCACGCCGATAATCGAGGCTTGTCCGTTGCAGCCGCTGCGACCCCGGTAAGCCCCGCCATCCGCCACTCAGAGGTGTTGACCGATCTGATCAATCGGCATTTTTCCGAACCGCTCAACCTGGTGGATCTTGGAAGGCGCGCCAACGTGCATCCAACTACTGCCAACCGGGCGTTTCGCGATGTGCTTGGCATCTCCGTAATGGAATACCTGACACGCTATCGCCTCGCGCGAGCGATGCAGCGACTGGCCGAGACGGAGGACTCGATCCTGGAGATCGCCCTCGACTGCGGCTTCGGCTCCAGCAGCCGCTTTTACGACATCTTCAAGCAGCGAACCGGTACGACACCGCGTCAGTTCCGCCTCTCGCTCGGCAAGTCGTGA
- a CDS encoding alpha-glucosidase/alpha-galactosidase: protein MPKICLVGAGSTVFAQNILGDVLSTPSGSDYVISLFDIDPERLKTSEIVARRICEALDLTKVKIEATLDRREALRGSDFVILMMQVGGYKPATVTDFDVPKRYGLRQTIADTLGIGGIFRGLRTIPVLEAICRDMEEVCPDALLMQYVNPMAINCWAIKQLAPSIRTVGLCHSVQHTAAHLAACLREDIADINYISAGINHVAFFLKYEKLHADGRREDLYPRLNALAGDGRVPDDDRVRFDVLKRLGHFVTESSEHFSEYTSWYIKDRRPELIDKLNIPLDEYISRCERQISEWHALRRDLEGDKPIEVCRSNEYAAGIINAAVTGNPALIYGNVPNNGLIENLPAECIVEVPCHVDRNGIQPTRIGRIPSQLAAVMKLSVSVQELTVEAALTGKRDRIYQAALLDPHTSAELSPDEIWGLVDDLIEAHGDLLPKYH, encoded by the coding sequence ATGCCGAAGATTTGCCTCGTGGGTGCGGGCAGCACCGTTTTTGCGCAGAACATTCTGGGGGATGTGCTCTCCACACCCTCGGGCAGTGATTATGTGATCAGCCTCTTTGATATCGACCCGGAGCGGCTGAAGACATCGGAGATCGTCGCGCGACGCATCTGCGAGGCGCTCGACCTGACGAAAGTCAAAATCGAGGCAACCCTCGATCGTCGAGAGGCACTGCGCGGATCGGATTTCGTCATCCTGATGATGCAGGTCGGCGGCTACAAGCCTGCGACTGTCACGGATTTCGACGTACCGAAGCGATACGGGCTGCGGCAGACCATTGCCGATACGCTCGGTATCGGCGGGATCTTCCGCGGACTTCGCACCATTCCGGTGCTGGAGGCGATCTGCCGCGACATGGAAGAGGTTTGCCCCGACGCGCTGCTGATGCAATATGTGAACCCGATGGCGATCAATTGCTGGGCGATCAAGCAACTGGCACCCAGTATCCGTACGGTCGGCCTTTGCCATAGCGTGCAACATACCGCCGCTCATCTCGCCGCCTGCCTTCGCGAAGACATTGCAGACATCAACTACATCTCGGCTGGCATCAACCACGTCGCCTTCTTCCTGAAATACGAGAAGCTGCATGCCGATGGCCGGCGCGAAGATCTCTATCCCCGCCTGAACGCTCTCGCCGGCGATGGACGCGTGCCGGACGACGACCGGGTACGCTTCGATGTGCTGAAGCGGCTCGGCCATTTCGTGACCGAATCCAGCGAGCATTTCTCCGAATATACGTCGTGGTACATCAAGGATCGCCGTCCCGAGCTCATCGACAAGCTCAACATCCCGCTCGACGAATATATAAGCCGCTGTGAGCGGCAGATTTCCGAATGGCATGCCCTGCGCCGCGATCTCGAAGGCGACAAGCCGATCGAGGTCTGCCGCAGCAATGAATATGCCGCAGGCATCATCAACGCTGCCGTCACAGGTAATCCCGCACTGATCTACGGCAACGTTCCCAACAATGGCCTGATCGAGAACCTGCCGGCCGAATGTATCGTGGAAGTGCCCTGCCATGTGGACCGGAACGGTATCCAGCCGACCCGCATCGGCAGAATTCCCTCGCAGCTTGCCGCGGTCATGAAGCTCAGTGTCTCGGTTCAGGAACTGACCGTGGAAGCGGCGCTGACAGGCAAGCGCGATCGCATCTATCAGGCCGCGCTGCTTGATCCGCATACATCGGCAGAACTGTCGCCGGATGAAATCTGGGGCCTGGTTGACGACCTGATCGAAGCACACGGCGATCTGCTGCCGAAATACCACTGA
- a CDS encoding DeoR/GlpR family DNA-binding transcription regulator, with the protein MNQTGGVKTDRLDAIRSHLYANGFSTIQDLADAVGASLATVRRDLQVLEQDGAIDRVHGGARIAEGSSVELAFQEREKRHLSAKRAIANAAYEKLLPRTAIFLDAGTTVLQLARLIRINPMPLRIFTNGLIVAQEFLNIPHLEVVLLGGHLRSENASLVGPQAEAMLETIWFDQLFLGASAISPDGAIYSVDSAEASLNRRMLARSANGYVLADSSKFGTMATYKVAPLNAAKLITDRGLAPQWRAELANFGVDATYAELGAKE; encoded by the coding sequence GTGAATCAGACTGGCGGCGTGAAAACTGACCGGCTCGATGCCATCCGCAGCCATCTCTATGCGAACGGCTTTTCGACCATTCAGGATCTGGCCGATGCGGTCGGCGCTTCGCTCGCAACAGTCCGGCGCGACCTGCAGGTTCTTGAGCAGGACGGCGCGATCGACAGGGTGCACGGCGGAGCCCGCATCGCCGAAGGGTCCTCGGTCGAACTGGCCTTCCAGGAGCGTGAAAAGCGCCATCTTTCGGCCAAGCGCGCGATCGCGAACGCGGCCTATGAAAAGCTTCTGCCGCGCACGGCGATCTTCCTCGATGCCGGAACGACGGTTCTTCAGCTTGCCCGGCTGATCCGTATCAATCCGATGCCGCTGCGCATCTTTACCAACGGCCTGATCGTCGCTCAGGAATTCCTGAATATTCCGCATCTCGAAGTCGTGCTTCTCGGCGGCCATCTGCGCAGTGAAAATGCCTCTCTCGTCGGCCCGCAGGCCGAGGCAATGCTGGAAACGATCTGGTTCGATCAGCTCTTTCTGGGTGCAAGCGCCATCAGCCCGGATGGGGCGATCTATAGTGTCGACAGCGCGGAAGCCAGTCTGAACCGGCGCATGCTCGCCCGCTCTGCCAATGGTTATGTTCTCGCCGATTCCTCGAAATTCGGGACGATGGCGACTTACAAGGTCGCGCCGCTGAATGCGGCAAAACTCATCACCGACAGGGGCCTGGCGCCCCAATGGCGCGCCGAACTCGCCAATTTCGGTGTCGATGCAACCTATGCCGAGCTCGGAGCAAAAGAATGA
- a CDS encoding N-acetylglucosamine kinase codes for MSHELILGIDGGGSKVLVTLADKDGRILRTALGGGVNPMDNPNWRQELEQRIEPFRNEPGLAAVGAALPAYGEVAHLSSLQKRCIDEAFPDIRRTVLNDVDAAHLGAFAGRPGILVLSGTGSMSWARNGAGASARVGGWGDVIGDEGSSYWIGREALHLISQSLDGRAKPTALAKAVYEHLELDMSDPVNALGGWISGLARPRAGIAALSVLVDRAASKGDEAAIDLIDRSAQELAKHHWAISGHCETGTDWTYAGGTFSSRLLLEAVERRIGRRAVSPVLPPIGGALLAAAQLLDWQLDERWFGQIAIAAEAVIARSRQ; via the coding sequence ATGAGCCACGAGCTGATCCTTGGCATCGACGGCGGCGGCAGCAAGGTGCTCGTTACTCTGGCCGACAAAGACGGCAGGATTCTGCGCACCGCGCTTGGCGGCGGCGTCAATCCCATGGACAATCCGAACTGGCGACAGGAACTGGAGCAGCGTATCGAACCGTTCCGCAATGAGCCGGGATTGGCCGCTGTCGGCGCTGCCTTGCCTGCGTACGGTGAAGTTGCGCACCTCTCCTCTCTCCAGAAGCGATGTATCGACGAAGCCTTCCCGGATATTCGCAGAACGGTCCTCAACGATGTCGACGCCGCCCACCTCGGCGCCTTTGCCGGGCGCCCGGGTATACTTGTCCTATCGGGGACCGGTTCCATGTCCTGGGCACGCAACGGCGCCGGAGCCTCCGCACGCGTCGGCGGTTGGGGCGATGTGATCGGCGACGAAGGCAGCAGCTATTGGATCGGCCGCGAAGCACTGCACCTTATCAGCCAGAGCCTTGATGGACGCGCCAAGCCTACCGCGCTGGCAAAGGCTGTTTACGAGCACCTCGAGCTCGACATGTCAGATCCGGTCAACGCTCTCGGTGGCTGGATCAGCGGGCTCGCAAGGCCGCGCGCGGGGATTGCGGCGCTCTCCGTCCTTGTCGACCGGGCAGCGAGCAAAGGCGACGAAGCAGCAATCGATCTGATCGACAGATCGGCCCAAGAGCTTGCCAAGCACCATTGGGCAATATCGGGCCATTGTGAAACCGGCACCGACTGGACTTATGCGGGCGGGACCTTTTCCAGCCGCCTGCTGCTCGAGGCCGTCGAACGACGGATCGGCCGGCGGGCGGTCTCGCCCGTGCTTCCCCCCATTGGCGGCGCGCTTCTGGCCGCTGCCCAACTTCTCGACTGGCAGCTTGACGAGCGCTGGTTCGGGCAAATCGCGATTGCGGCAGAAGCCGTGATCGCGCGATCAAGACAATGA